The proteins below come from a single Pieris brassicae chromosome 1, ilPieBrab1.1, whole genome shotgun sequence genomic window:
- the LOC123712809 gene encoding uncharacterized protein LOC123712809 isoform X2, whose protein sequence is METIETAEKHQILNDSDTKGSESPENFQKFIYELFEKNGILNDLRAYLRGHIVNVLKTANTGDTTPCQKNFTQRLERRYQAINILIVEYLLRLEFNYTLSVFVSEIPLANMIFGFTRALIKNTEAFDLYFEDNDVWSILSCLGIECDSEHAFKISEMYQSEKIPLLLCIFKCTSLCQKESIFNDNASEENLTSDKSTETLDGNCKKNSKKRKCRHYSFCKTCQYRVIRIKEKYDKRKTRFNETPKSTNSLDAGCFMKNLSLVEQGIINEMFEQLKSVYESEVDMIKEEQENTIRKSIASHTIQLQKQREELEESFKERELELFKNVDEKKKFLWNLAKSLRQQHDAMTKAMDDVKSETERLTAKEQNLKSQTKEAEDLLRRRGEDMRKQISEELLTLEEHLQAMKRERDSINNERERLEILKEKYNTKDLDKDLANELQVLKQFVEKNVKCLAEKGTVTENSSLNNEQRMIVNDLKQKNVNFMSNEAIYHEYQRASRSSSDREQSDHDDRDFCDRSDELLRLRNENRRLNVLARQQSDHIASLASERTRLHSEVTNARPQTAPTLLQPFTSTHTNRGFVSSIGGGEQVNLFPQRRVFVPTDALPFIGVLKDRHTDSRRHFINQWRSLRRRVTPQIATSSKVITREVTNRQYDEPTQSANIPLNTDQNNEDNPSCACYAFCSNVCSEQTKKQVSEFNIERKPREKSPKSVLREAKEKLRNNHSTRDPPLVREKSPNTTLREAKMRLRKLEIEAEAVERSYQDFRRRQRDDSLNQSHFDHGGKELEIKRSNSILNESIKPEGFNFKNKDLDKYLKEYRSFDIPFKNENAMSEMIKPIPQGFSDIGHKNFELTTNYLETPLTEFRKLYHTRMTSSKVKRRSMNILDEDSNEKPTDETSIDKTELEILQDNINKIYNLTPNMATPAVATPKSDTKSYALENIPEVTKDVDENQENLLRVDIEKNCETNSIKMDSDRVLVVESSIDTKEMSDSEVDDKDKISTQMTILVSPKLKDRETSESPEVEKMTDNDLLNAIYHSQNKDVSSVDMQVELSKRDSANDGQEEYPDDFSADVDNYNSRSECDHSPISLAKDSEDFRHFWET, encoded by the exons ATGGAAACCATAGAAACTGCAGAAAAACATCAAATTTTAAACGATTCCGATACGAAAGGCTCAGAATCACCAGAAAACTTTCAAAAGTTCATTTATgagttatttgaaaaaaatggaATTTTAAACGACTTACGAGCTTATTTGCGTGGACATAtcgttaatgttttaaaaactgcTAATACAG gAGATACTACTCCATGCCAAAAGAACTTTACCCAACGTCTGGAACGTAGATACCAGgcaattaatatattgataGTTGAGTACTTATTGAGGCTA gaatTCAACTATACTCTCTCAGTGTTTGTTTCCGAAATCCCACTGGCAAATATGATTTTTGGCTTTACGAGGGCCCTAATTAAAAACACAGAAGCATTTGATTTGTACTTTGAAGACAATGATGTGTGGTCCATTCTTAGTTGTTTAG GTATTGAATGTGACTCTGAACatgcatttaaaatttctGAAATGTACCAGTCAGAAAAAATACCGCTTctcttatgtatttttaaatgtacatcATTGTGCCAAAAggaatctatttttaatgataatg CATCAGAAGAGAACCTAACAAGTGACAAAAGTACTGAGACATTGGACGGGAATTGTAAGAAAAATAGCAAGAAACGCAAATGTCGACATTATTCCTTCTGtaagacgtgtcagtatcgcGTTATTCGGATCAAAGAGAAATACGACAAACGCAAGACACGTTTCAAtgag ACTCCAAAGTCCACGAATTCGCTGGACGCCGGATGTTTTATGAAAAACCTGTCCCTTGTTGAACAAGGCATTATAAACGAG ATGTTTGAACAACTAAAGTCCGTGTATGAATCCGAAGTTGATATGATAAAGGAGGAACAAGAAAATACTATTAGGAAATCCATCGCCAGTCACACGATACAGCTTCAGAAGCAAAGAGAGGAG TTGGAGGAATCGTTTAAAGAACGCGAATtggaattgtttaaaaatgtcgacgaaaaaaagaaatttctCTGGAACTTGGCGAAATCGTTGAGACAGCAACACGATGCCATGACAAAGGCGATGGATGATGTTAAGAGCGAGACAGAGAGATTGACTGCTAAG GAACAAAACTTAAAATCCCAAACAAAAGAAGCTGAAGATCTTTTAAGGAGACGTGGAGAGGACATGCGCAAACAGATATCAGAAGAATTGCTAACATTAGAAGAACACTTGCAGGCCATGAAGAGGGAAAGAGACAGCATTAACAACGAAAGAGAAAGATTAGAGATTTTAAAAGAGAAATACAATACGAAGGATTTGGATAAAGATTTGGCAAACGAGTTGCAGGTTTTGAAGCAGTTTGTCGAAAAGAATGTCAAATGTTTGGCCGAAAAGGGAACAGTTACGGAAAACAGTTCACTGAATAATGAACAAAGAATGATTGTGAACGatttaaaacagaaaaatgtaaattttatg TCGAACGAGGCAATATATCACGAATACCAACGCGCCAGCCGGTCGTCCAGTGACCGTGAGCAAAGTGACCACGACGACCGTGACTTTTGTGATCGCTCAGATGAATTGCTAAGATTGAGGAACGAGAATCGTCGCCTAAATGTTTTGGCACGGCAG caGAGCGATCACATAGCATCGTTAGCAAGTGAACGCACTCGTCTTCATTCAGAGGTGACGAATGCGAGACCACAAACCGCACCGACTTTGCTTCAGCCGTTTACGAG caCCCACACAAATAGAGGGTTCGTTAGTAGTATCGGTGGAGGCGAACAAGTGAATTTATTTCCCCAAAGACGCGTCTTCGTACCCACAGACGCACTGCCCTTCATCGGCGTGCTGAAAGACAGACATACAGACAGTCGCAG ACATTTCATAAACCAATGGCGCTCTTTACGTCGCCGAGTGACGCCGCAAATCGCTACTTCTTCCAAAGTTATCACCAGAGAAGTGACGAACAGGCAATACG ATGAGCCGACTCAAAGCGCAAATATTCCTTTAAATACTGATCAAAACAATGAAGACAACCCGTCTTGTGCCTG ttatgCATTTTGTAGTAATGTGTGTTCGGAACAAACGAAGAAGCAAGTGTCGGAGTTTAATATCGAGAGAAAGCCGAGAGAAAAGAGTCCTAAATCTGTTTTGCGGGAGGCGAAAGAGAAGTTACGGAA cAATCACAGCACAAGAGATCCTCCTCTTGTTCGCGAGAAGAGTCCCAATACGACGTTGCGAGAGGCCAAAATGCGTTTGAGGAAGTTGGAGATTGAAGCGGAAGCCGTCGAGAGGTCGTATCAGGACTTCCGGAGACGACAGAGAGATGATAGTTTAAATCAGAGTCACTTCGATCATGGAGGGAAGGAATTAG AGATAAAAAGAAGCAATTCAATTCTTAACGAATCTATAAAACCGGAAGgatttaacttcaaaaataaagatctcgacaaatatttaaaagagtaTCGATCGTTTGATATACCTTTTAAGAATGAAAACGCCATGTCGGAAATGATTAAACCCATACCCCAAGGGTTCTCCGATATCGGGCATAAAAATTTTGAACTCACTACGAATTACTTAGAAACTCCTCTAACGGAATTTAGAAAACTTTATCACACTAGAATGACGTCGAGTAAAGTAAAACGCAGATCTATGAATATATTAGACGAAGACTCAAATGAAAAACCAACCGATGAAACGTCCATTGACAAAACGGaattggaaatacttcaggacaacataaacaaaatttacaacctCACTCCCAACATGGCAACTCCGGCTGTCGCCACTCCGAAGTCGGACACAAAGAGCTATGCTTTAGAAAATATCCCAGAAGTGACCAAAGACGTAGACGAAAACCAAGAAAATCTCCTAAGAGTCGATATCGAAAAGAACTGTGAAACGAACAGTATTAAAATGGACTCCGACAGAGTCTTAGTCGTGGAGAGCTCCATTGACACCAAAGAGATGTCGGACAGCGAAGTCGAcgataaagacaaaatatcGACGCAAATGACAATATTGGTGAGCCCAAAACTGAAAGACAGAGAGACATCCGAATCCCCCGAAGTGGAAAAGATGACCGACAACGATTTATTGAACGCCATATATCATTCTCAGAATAAAGACGTGTCGAGCGTCGACATGCAAGTGGAGTTGTCGAAGAGAGATTCCGCGAACGACGGACAAGAGGAATATCCCGACGACTTCTCGGCGGACGTGGACAATTACAACAGTCGTTCCGAATGCGACCACTCCCCGATATCTCTGGCCAAAGACTCCGAAGACTTCAGACACTTTTGGGAGACTTAA
- the LOC123712809 gene encoding uncharacterized protein LOC123712809 isoform X1: METIETAEKHQILNDSDTKGSESPENFQKFIYELFEKNGILNDLRAYLRGHIVNVLKTANTGDTTPCQKNFTQRLERRYQAINILIVEYLLRLEFNYTLSVFVSEIPLANMIFGFTRALIKNTEAFDLYFEDNDVWSILSCLGIECDSEHAFKISEMYQSEKIPLLLCIFKCTSLCQKESIFNDNVTASEENLTSDKSTETLDGNCKKNSKKRKCRHYSFCKTCQYRVIRIKEKYDKRKTRFNETPKSTNSLDAGCFMKNLSLVEQGIINEMFEQLKSVYESEVDMIKEEQENTIRKSIASHTIQLQKQREELEESFKERELELFKNVDEKKKFLWNLAKSLRQQHDAMTKAMDDVKSETERLTAKEQNLKSQTKEAEDLLRRRGEDMRKQISEELLTLEEHLQAMKRERDSINNERERLEILKEKYNTKDLDKDLANELQVLKQFVEKNVKCLAEKGTVTENSSLNNEQRMIVNDLKQKNVNFMSNEAIYHEYQRASRSSSDREQSDHDDRDFCDRSDELLRLRNENRRLNVLARQQSDHIASLASERTRLHSEVTNARPQTAPTLLQPFTSTHTNRGFVSSIGGGEQVNLFPQRRVFVPTDALPFIGVLKDRHTDSRRHFINQWRSLRRRVTPQIATSSKVITREVTNRQYDEPTQSANIPLNTDQNNEDNPSCACYAFCSNVCSEQTKKQVSEFNIERKPREKSPKSVLREAKEKLRNNHSTRDPPLVREKSPNTTLREAKMRLRKLEIEAEAVERSYQDFRRRQRDDSLNQSHFDHGGKELEIKRSNSILNESIKPEGFNFKNKDLDKYLKEYRSFDIPFKNENAMSEMIKPIPQGFSDIGHKNFELTTNYLETPLTEFRKLYHTRMTSSKVKRRSMNILDEDSNEKPTDETSIDKTELEILQDNINKIYNLTPNMATPAVATPKSDTKSYALENIPEVTKDVDENQENLLRVDIEKNCETNSIKMDSDRVLVVESSIDTKEMSDSEVDDKDKISTQMTILVSPKLKDRETSESPEVEKMTDNDLLNAIYHSQNKDVSSVDMQVELSKRDSANDGQEEYPDDFSADVDNYNSRSECDHSPISLAKDSEDFRHFWET, encoded by the exons ATGGAAACCATAGAAACTGCAGAAAAACATCAAATTTTAAACGATTCCGATACGAAAGGCTCAGAATCACCAGAAAACTTTCAAAAGTTCATTTATgagttatttgaaaaaaatggaATTTTAAACGACTTACGAGCTTATTTGCGTGGACATAtcgttaatgttttaaaaactgcTAATACAG gAGATACTACTCCATGCCAAAAGAACTTTACCCAACGTCTGGAACGTAGATACCAGgcaattaatatattgataGTTGAGTACTTATTGAGGCTA gaatTCAACTATACTCTCTCAGTGTTTGTTTCCGAAATCCCACTGGCAAATATGATTTTTGGCTTTACGAGGGCCCTAATTAAAAACACAGAAGCATTTGATTTGTACTTTGAAGACAATGATGTGTGGTCCATTCTTAGTTGTTTAG GTATTGAATGTGACTCTGAACatgcatttaaaatttctGAAATGTACCAGTCAGAAAAAATACCGCTTctcttatgtatttttaaatgtacatcATTGTGCCAAAAggaatctatttttaatgataatg TTACAGCATCAGAAGAGAACCTAACAAGTGACAAAAGTACTGAGACATTGGACGGGAATTGTAAGAAAAATAGCAAGAAACGCAAATGTCGACATTATTCCTTCTGtaagacgtgtcagtatcgcGTTATTCGGATCAAAGAGAAATACGACAAACGCAAGACACGTTTCAAtgag ACTCCAAAGTCCACGAATTCGCTGGACGCCGGATGTTTTATGAAAAACCTGTCCCTTGTTGAACAAGGCATTATAAACGAG ATGTTTGAACAACTAAAGTCCGTGTATGAATCCGAAGTTGATATGATAAAGGAGGAACAAGAAAATACTATTAGGAAATCCATCGCCAGTCACACGATACAGCTTCAGAAGCAAAGAGAGGAG TTGGAGGAATCGTTTAAAGAACGCGAATtggaattgtttaaaaatgtcgacgaaaaaaagaaatttctCTGGAACTTGGCGAAATCGTTGAGACAGCAACACGATGCCATGACAAAGGCGATGGATGATGTTAAGAGCGAGACAGAGAGATTGACTGCTAAG GAACAAAACTTAAAATCCCAAACAAAAGAAGCTGAAGATCTTTTAAGGAGACGTGGAGAGGACATGCGCAAACAGATATCAGAAGAATTGCTAACATTAGAAGAACACTTGCAGGCCATGAAGAGGGAAAGAGACAGCATTAACAACGAAAGAGAAAGATTAGAGATTTTAAAAGAGAAATACAATACGAAGGATTTGGATAAAGATTTGGCAAACGAGTTGCAGGTTTTGAAGCAGTTTGTCGAAAAGAATGTCAAATGTTTGGCCGAAAAGGGAACAGTTACGGAAAACAGTTCACTGAATAATGAACAAAGAATGATTGTGAACGatttaaaacagaaaaatgtaaattttatg TCGAACGAGGCAATATATCACGAATACCAACGCGCCAGCCGGTCGTCCAGTGACCGTGAGCAAAGTGACCACGACGACCGTGACTTTTGTGATCGCTCAGATGAATTGCTAAGATTGAGGAACGAGAATCGTCGCCTAAATGTTTTGGCACGGCAG caGAGCGATCACATAGCATCGTTAGCAAGTGAACGCACTCGTCTTCATTCAGAGGTGACGAATGCGAGACCACAAACCGCACCGACTTTGCTTCAGCCGTTTACGAG caCCCACACAAATAGAGGGTTCGTTAGTAGTATCGGTGGAGGCGAACAAGTGAATTTATTTCCCCAAAGACGCGTCTTCGTACCCACAGACGCACTGCCCTTCATCGGCGTGCTGAAAGACAGACATACAGACAGTCGCAG ACATTTCATAAACCAATGGCGCTCTTTACGTCGCCGAGTGACGCCGCAAATCGCTACTTCTTCCAAAGTTATCACCAGAGAAGTGACGAACAGGCAATACG ATGAGCCGACTCAAAGCGCAAATATTCCTTTAAATACTGATCAAAACAATGAAGACAACCCGTCTTGTGCCTG ttatgCATTTTGTAGTAATGTGTGTTCGGAACAAACGAAGAAGCAAGTGTCGGAGTTTAATATCGAGAGAAAGCCGAGAGAAAAGAGTCCTAAATCTGTTTTGCGGGAGGCGAAAGAGAAGTTACGGAA cAATCACAGCACAAGAGATCCTCCTCTTGTTCGCGAGAAGAGTCCCAATACGACGTTGCGAGAGGCCAAAATGCGTTTGAGGAAGTTGGAGATTGAAGCGGAAGCCGTCGAGAGGTCGTATCAGGACTTCCGGAGACGACAGAGAGATGATAGTTTAAATCAGAGTCACTTCGATCATGGAGGGAAGGAATTAG AGATAAAAAGAAGCAATTCAATTCTTAACGAATCTATAAAACCGGAAGgatttaacttcaaaaataaagatctcgacaaatatttaaaagagtaTCGATCGTTTGATATACCTTTTAAGAATGAAAACGCCATGTCGGAAATGATTAAACCCATACCCCAAGGGTTCTCCGATATCGGGCATAAAAATTTTGAACTCACTACGAATTACTTAGAAACTCCTCTAACGGAATTTAGAAAACTTTATCACACTAGAATGACGTCGAGTAAAGTAAAACGCAGATCTATGAATATATTAGACGAAGACTCAAATGAAAAACCAACCGATGAAACGTCCATTGACAAAACGGaattggaaatacttcaggacaacataaacaaaatttacaacctCACTCCCAACATGGCAACTCCGGCTGTCGCCACTCCGAAGTCGGACACAAAGAGCTATGCTTTAGAAAATATCCCAGAAGTGACCAAAGACGTAGACGAAAACCAAGAAAATCTCCTAAGAGTCGATATCGAAAAGAACTGTGAAACGAACAGTATTAAAATGGACTCCGACAGAGTCTTAGTCGTGGAGAGCTCCATTGACACCAAAGAGATGTCGGACAGCGAAGTCGAcgataaagacaaaatatcGACGCAAATGACAATATTGGTGAGCCCAAAACTGAAAGACAGAGAGACATCCGAATCCCCCGAAGTGGAAAAGATGACCGACAACGATTTATTGAACGCCATATATCATTCTCAGAATAAAGACGTGTCGAGCGTCGACATGCAAGTGGAGTTGTCGAAGAGAGATTCCGCGAACGACGGACAAGAGGAATATCCCGACGACTTCTCGGCGGACGTGGACAATTACAACAGTCGTTCCGAATGCGACCACTCCCCGATATCTCTGGCCAAAGACTCCGAAGACTTCAGACACTTTTGGGAGACTTAA
- the LOC123712809 gene encoding uncharacterized protein LOC123712809 isoform X3, with translation METIETAEKHQILNDSDTKGSESPENFQKFIYELFEKNGILNDLRAYLRGHIVNVLKTANTGDTTPCQKNFTQRLERRYQAINILIVEYLLRLEFNYTLSVFVSEIPLANMIFGFTRALIKNTEAFDLYFEDNDVWSILSCLGIECDSEHAFKISEMYQSEKIPLLLCIFKCTSLCQKESIFNDNVTASEENLTSDKSTETLDGNCKKNSKKRKCRHYSFCKTCQYRVIRIKEKYDKRKTRFNETPKSTNSLDAGCFMKNLSLVEQGIINEMFEQLKSVYESEVDMIKEEQENTIRKSIASHTIQLQKQREELEESFKERELELFKNVDEKKKFLWNLAKSLRQQHDAMTKAMDDVKSETERLTAKEQNLKSQTKEAEDLLRRRGEDMRKQISEELLTLEEHLQAMKRERDSINNERERLEILKEKYNTKDLDKDLANELQVLKQFVEKNVKCLAEKGTVTENSSLNNEQRMIVNDLKQKNVNFMSNEAIYHEYQRASRSSSDREQSDHDDRDFCDRSDELLRLRNENRRLNVLARQQSDHIASLASERTRLHSEVTNARPQTAPTLLQPFTSTHTNRGFVSSIGGGEQVNLFPQRRVFVPTDALPFIGVLKDRHTDSRRHFINQWRSLRRRVTPQIATSSKVITREVTNRQYDEPTQSANIPLNTDQNNEDNPSCACYAFCSNVCSEQTKKQVSEFNIERKPREKSPKSVLREAKEKLRNTRDPPLVREKSPNTTLREAKMRLRKLEIEAEAVERSYQDFRRRQRDDSLNQSHFDHGGKELEIKRSNSILNESIKPEGFNFKNKDLDKYLKEYRSFDIPFKNENAMSEMIKPIPQGFSDIGHKNFELTTNYLETPLTEFRKLYHTRMTSSKVKRRSMNILDEDSNEKPTDETSIDKTELEILQDNINKIYNLTPNMATPAVATPKSDTKSYALENIPEVTKDVDENQENLLRVDIEKNCETNSIKMDSDRVLVVESSIDTKEMSDSEVDDKDKISTQMTILVSPKLKDRETSESPEVEKMTDNDLLNAIYHSQNKDVSSVDMQVELSKRDSANDGQEEYPDDFSADVDNYNSRSECDHSPISLAKDSEDFRHFWET, from the exons ATGGAAACCATAGAAACTGCAGAAAAACATCAAATTTTAAACGATTCCGATACGAAAGGCTCAGAATCACCAGAAAACTTTCAAAAGTTCATTTATgagttatttgaaaaaaatggaATTTTAAACGACTTACGAGCTTATTTGCGTGGACATAtcgttaatgttttaaaaactgcTAATACAG gAGATACTACTCCATGCCAAAAGAACTTTACCCAACGTCTGGAACGTAGATACCAGgcaattaatatattgataGTTGAGTACTTATTGAGGCTA gaatTCAACTATACTCTCTCAGTGTTTGTTTCCGAAATCCCACTGGCAAATATGATTTTTGGCTTTACGAGGGCCCTAATTAAAAACACAGAAGCATTTGATTTGTACTTTGAAGACAATGATGTGTGGTCCATTCTTAGTTGTTTAG GTATTGAATGTGACTCTGAACatgcatttaaaatttctGAAATGTACCAGTCAGAAAAAATACCGCTTctcttatgtatttttaaatgtacatcATTGTGCCAAAAggaatctatttttaatgataatg TTACAGCATCAGAAGAGAACCTAACAAGTGACAAAAGTACTGAGACATTGGACGGGAATTGTAAGAAAAATAGCAAGAAACGCAAATGTCGACATTATTCCTTCTGtaagacgtgtcagtatcgcGTTATTCGGATCAAAGAGAAATACGACAAACGCAAGACACGTTTCAAtgag ACTCCAAAGTCCACGAATTCGCTGGACGCCGGATGTTTTATGAAAAACCTGTCCCTTGTTGAACAAGGCATTATAAACGAG ATGTTTGAACAACTAAAGTCCGTGTATGAATCCGAAGTTGATATGATAAAGGAGGAACAAGAAAATACTATTAGGAAATCCATCGCCAGTCACACGATACAGCTTCAGAAGCAAAGAGAGGAG TTGGAGGAATCGTTTAAAGAACGCGAATtggaattgtttaaaaatgtcgacgaaaaaaagaaatttctCTGGAACTTGGCGAAATCGTTGAGACAGCAACACGATGCCATGACAAAGGCGATGGATGATGTTAAGAGCGAGACAGAGAGATTGACTGCTAAG GAACAAAACTTAAAATCCCAAACAAAAGAAGCTGAAGATCTTTTAAGGAGACGTGGAGAGGACATGCGCAAACAGATATCAGAAGAATTGCTAACATTAGAAGAACACTTGCAGGCCATGAAGAGGGAAAGAGACAGCATTAACAACGAAAGAGAAAGATTAGAGATTTTAAAAGAGAAATACAATACGAAGGATTTGGATAAAGATTTGGCAAACGAGTTGCAGGTTTTGAAGCAGTTTGTCGAAAAGAATGTCAAATGTTTGGCCGAAAAGGGAACAGTTACGGAAAACAGTTCACTGAATAATGAACAAAGAATGATTGTGAACGatttaaaacagaaaaatgtaaattttatg TCGAACGAGGCAATATATCACGAATACCAACGCGCCAGCCGGTCGTCCAGTGACCGTGAGCAAAGTGACCACGACGACCGTGACTTTTGTGATCGCTCAGATGAATTGCTAAGATTGAGGAACGAGAATCGTCGCCTAAATGTTTTGGCACGGCAG caGAGCGATCACATAGCATCGTTAGCAAGTGAACGCACTCGTCTTCATTCAGAGGTGACGAATGCGAGACCACAAACCGCACCGACTTTGCTTCAGCCGTTTACGAG caCCCACACAAATAGAGGGTTCGTTAGTAGTATCGGTGGAGGCGAACAAGTGAATTTATTTCCCCAAAGACGCGTCTTCGTACCCACAGACGCACTGCCCTTCATCGGCGTGCTGAAAGACAGACATACAGACAGTCGCAG ACATTTCATAAACCAATGGCGCTCTTTACGTCGCCGAGTGACGCCGCAAATCGCTACTTCTTCCAAAGTTATCACCAGAGAAGTGACGAACAGGCAATACG ATGAGCCGACTCAAAGCGCAAATATTCCTTTAAATACTGATCAAAACAATGAAGACAACCCGTCTTGTGCCTG ttatgCATTTTGTAGTAATGTGTGTTCGGAACAAACGAAGAAGCAAGTGTCGGAGTTTAATATCGAGAGAAAGCCGAGAGAAAAGAGTCCTAAATCTGTTTTGCGGGAGGCGAAAGAGAAGTTACGGAA CACAAGAGATCCTCCTCTTGTTCGCGAGAAGAGTCCCAATACGACGTTGCGAGAGGCCAAAATGCGTTTGAGGAAGTTGGAGATTGAAGCGGAAGCCGTCGAGAGGTCGTATCAGGACTTCCGGAGACGACAGAGAGATGATAGTTTAAATCAGAGTCACTTCGATCATGGAGGGAAGGAATTAG AGATAAAAAGAAGCAATTCAATTCTTAACGAATCTATAAAACCGGAAGgatttaacttcaaaaataaagatctcgacaaatatttaaaagagtaTCGATCGTTTGATATACCTTTTAAGAATGAAAACGCCATGTCGGAAATGATTAAACCCATACCCCAAGGGTTCTCCGATATCGGGCATAAAAATTTTGAACTCACTACGAATTACTTAGAAACTCCTCTAACGGAATTTAGAAAACTTTATCACACTAGAATGACGTCGAGTAAAGTAAAACGCAGATCTATGAATATATTAGACGAAGACTCAAATGAAAAACCAACCGATGAAACGTCCATTGACAAAACGGaattggaaatacttcaggacaacataaacaaaatttacaacctCACTCCCAACATGGCAACTCCGGCTGTCGCCACTCCGAAGTCGGACACAAAGAGCTATGCTTTAGAAAATATCCCAGAAGTGACCAAAGACGTAGACGAAAACCAAGAAAATCTCCTAAGAGTCGATATCGAAAAGAACTGTGAAACGAACAGTATTAAAATGGACTCCGACAGAGTCTTAGTCGTGGAGAGCTCCATTGACACCAAAGAGATGTCGGACAGCGAAGTCGAcgataaagacaaaatatcGACGCAAATGACAATATTGGTGAGCCCAAAACTGAAAGACAGAGAGACATCCGAATCCCCCGAAGTGGAAAAGATGACCGACAACGATTTATTGAACGCCATATATCATTCTCAGAATAAAGACGTGTCGAGCGTCGACATGCAAGTGGAGTTGTCGAAGAGAGATTCCGCGAACGACGGACAAGAGGAATATCCCGACGACTTCTCGGCGGACGTGGACAATTACAACAGTCGTTCCGAATGCGACCACTCCCCGATATCTCTGGCCAAAGACTCCGAAGACTTCAGACACTTTTGGGAGACTTAA